From Pieris napi chromosome 24, ilPieNapi1.2, whole genome shotgun sequence:
gagttacagaatcgcagggcagatcttcctgttatttaaaataaattatgtgaagaccttagtttttttgtaacccgtaatttggtaaaaaatatgattaatgACCATGACATCTTTTACTAATAAATGTCGTACCATTTTTTGTTGCTTTTTCTttgtgtatgtatattattttgttaatagcTGCAAATGTTTACAATAACACCCACAGTTCAAACTAACTGAATTTTCTAAACCAAATATACCACGAATTGACGCATTAAGTTACAAAACATGATAAAAAACATCGAATCAACGCAAAAAAGATAATCTTTGAAGATAAAACTGGTTTGATACGCGACTGTGTTCGAAGCAACACGCATCGCAatgctaatattttttatttttacgttcATTTGTGTCTGTCAATGTGTAGATTATCGTGTTGTTGACACATCAGAAGGTCCCGTGAAAGGATACAAGGATGGCGCAGTCTATGGTTTCTATAATATACCTTACGCGAAAGCTCCGACTGGAAGAGATCGATTCAAGGTAATTTATTAAGGTAACAGTGTTGAATACCACCGCACTTTTTTGacgatactaattatttaggagTCTCGGGggaccttcattggaacacctccaagtgagtTTTGCTACGGAAACGCGTCTAAAACATTcacgtgaaaataaaaaagaaacggaTTTCTAAAGGAAATTTTGCACTGCAAAACTGTTTACACACTAGTCTAGCAAAATCCACATTCAAAATGGCCGTTtacgtttataaaattaacagggatgtgaaaaataatcgatttctTTCAAagtgaaaatcgatttttgtattcgattttaatattaaaaataattgaaaatcaattttaGTTGATCAGTTTCAGTTGaacagttattttaaaaataaatattaatatactaacctaacctaaccgatctaaataataattggttttttggacagctccggcgctacgggaaatgcagcccctccacccttgcgtaccaaagcacaggcattttattcaagcctccgcaacCTCGGCTTTTTGCCTGACCAGCCTCAGCCGCTACAGCTTTTataatgcctgtgctttgttacagcgggtgggggctgctcttcctccgcgcctccgattatttatatacactctaggggtaaggcagacaagaccacgtggatagtgtggtgctctgattcggttttgggtactttttggatatcaaagtaaacactttattctaataaaaattaaataatacagaaagttgcaaacaatgaaatacaagtactaattataatctatcaacacaaaattaggttaatttcaatgttgatttttctataactttaaatttcaaaaatgaggaaataatcgataaataaaaaaaaaacgattattaacaatcgctaaattaaaaacacgatttttttaagtgaacgtcacatcacttataaccaatagaatagtagaaaatggcggattgtttacaaatttcaatacattccacaaaacttaatttttttataaaaatatttagacgcGTTTCCGTAGCAAAactcacttggaggtgttccaatgaaggtccCCCGACACTCCTAGATAATTAGTATCGTCAAAAAAGTGCGGTGGTATTGAACACCCAACcctttattaataagtttacCCGTCAGCCCGAATTCCGTTTACACCCAAGTGCCGCACTGCAGGTTTTGGATGATTTCTGGTTAAAACAACGAGGAACTTTCTTGCTTCTGTTACTTGTTGCTTGCTTTCATCTTTGCCGTGCAGTGATTAAGCGGGGGCTTTATAGACACCTCCCGGACAGAAATAGTACTGAGGTACGCGGTCCTTGCCTATAAGAAGCTACGTATGATTGACTGCatgtgaaaaatgtattagattttgcCATAAGGAGTCATATATTGTGCTAACTTCTTTTCTTAATCACTCTAACTCCAGATCTTACTCCCGAGTTTAGCTTAGCCTTGCGATtctctgtaactcacttttcgaactctcacagcggttttcgcagcggcggtggCGCTCAAATTAGTCGTAAAGCagacattttatgatttggcattctgataaggagggagcttgtagtttattgtttagttacagaatcgcaaggctgctctaagtaaaacattaaatggCTTCAAACTTAACATTAAAGTATCGTGTCTTAGTTACTGTTAGGTTTAACGAGTAACTGCTATATATAACGTGATATATAATTCAGTAAATTACttcataatattgtaaataacaaGGTGAAAAGTATATACTTACATTGTTAAAGGATATGACGCAATCATGTTAATACACATAATAGGTACATGCTTTAATGACTTTAACTTACattgtaaataatagttaaatatgaCGCATTACAAAGTAGTTTAAATTCAGGATACGAACCCTAATTTAAATCCATGCAGTTTTGAAAAGAATATAATTCGCTCCCCCGGGAAACATTCGCAAAagcaaaatctatttttttaagaaaaaaagacAATGCTATTATTAGTAGGATACTAAGTACAtaacatatacaaatataatatatatatcaattgaaagctattttttatttaaacattgttgCTATATTCAGTGTAAATAGTTGAAAGTAACTAATTGTACATTACAGTAATTCATCTAATGAGATTGAGGGACAAAAGATTATTACAATCATTTCACTGTGTAAACATAATTACGGACGACACAGCACATCGCACATTTCATCGAATGTCTAGAATGTAATAATCTATCACCAATACAATAGAGTATTCACGGAAATATTATGACGTTGTTGaaacagaaataatatattattaccactgttttattatcgaagaaataaatttacaaatttaaatttgtaatatgtattaattttcgacacttttaatattttaatgacaattaaattcctaacatatcttcctttttcccatCCTCTAATTCTCGggaatctaaagttttagatttgtataaatatgaacaagacttaaaaattagtttgccaaagaagttactattttgacatgtgtactttatTGCGTACAAACGCActtgtttttacaataaaatgtgTAGCAAAAAttctgaaaataattattgttatagtACCCAAGGAAGTGAAAAATGAagacattaaaatttaaaacagtcATAATAGTGTTTTACGACTTTGTTCTCCGGGGCAAGCGATatgtcatatttaaatattaggcatggtttactttttttttatggctctggcacgatttgtgcattagccagcgtcaagtataggttttttaataattcgtgcttgtctttagaaattcgaccgtgtcatCCAgtccggtaccgcacaaccctcccaaaggccgagaacatatttaaattaaattaaaacttgccctcgaaccgggaatcgaaccccatacccctcacctagctgccacttaataagaccgctagacTATGAGGCCCCTATGTTTAACATTAATTTCCCTATGAatagtttcattattattttcttttcagcCAGCATTACCAGCACCACAAAGAACTTATCTCCTAGAAGCTGTTGACAAAGGAATTGTGTGCCCTCAACCGAAAGATCTTTGGGTGCTTTTAAATCGCAGTTTACTTATGACTGAAGACTGCCTTATCGTCAATATATTTGCACCGGATacaactaaaacaaatttaccAGTTTTGGTTAGTGTTCACGGCGGTGGATTTGTAATAGGTGACGGTAATCTGCTGAGATACAAGAACTTAATCAAAGACAGAGAGTTAATAGTAGTCACATTCAACTACCGTCTCGGGGCTCATGGGTTTTTATGTCTCGGAACGGATGACGCACCCGGAAATTCCGGCATGAAGGACCAAGTTGCTCTCCTCCGTTGGGTTAAAGCAAACATCGCTAATTTCGGTGGAAACCCTGATGATGTCACAATTACTGGCGGCAGTGCTGGAGCAGCGTCAGTTCATTTACTAATGCTATCACCAATGTCACAAGGATTATTCAATAAGGTCATACCAGAAAGTGGCGCGGCCACAGCACCGTGGGCCGTTCAGATAGATCCCATCTGGGTAGCTCAAGAATATGCAAAAATGCTCAATTTTTCCAATTATCAGGACTTAATTGCGCTTGAAGAGTTCTATAAAACGGtgtcttatgaaattttagtgTCTGAAGGAATGGAGCTCATGAATCAGCCCCACGCTTCAATTTCTCTTGGCCCATGTCTGGAGAAGACTTCTGGTGATAAGTTCCTTACTGAGAGTCCAGTAAATATACTGAAGAGTGGAAAATATAGTAAAGTACCAATGCTGTTTGGATTTGCAAAGATGGAAGGCTTGATCAGAAAAGATGTTTTTGACGATTGGTCAGAGAGGATGAACGCGAAATTTTCTGACTTTATACCTTTAGACCTGGATTTGGATAAAGAAACCATTCagaaggtgaaagagttctatTTTGGTACTTCACCAatagacaaaactaaaattgTGGATTACATTAACTACTTCACGGATATTGTCATCGCCTACCCAACACTAAGATCGTTGAAGATGCATATAGATGCAGGTCATGATAACATATACTTATATGAATTCTCATTTGTACATGACGATCTACCATATATACCTTACACACACATACGAGGAGCTGATCATTGTGCTCAAACGCTGCATGTGGGAGATGGTAACTTGACGCATACAGATGATGGCGTATTACCGGAGGAATGTAGagaaatgaaaagaaaaactCGGGAACTCTGGTACAACTTTATAACAGAGGGGTAAGTTTGTGttacaaaaatagttttcaaGCATTGCTGATGTGGATTAGGTGGCTTGTGTCCGGCAAAACAGCAATTTTCGCTTTAAAAGTACAGACTACAAAATGATCACAatgaaaaatatcataaaatatcaaaaaaaaatatcaggtCACCGTATAATCTTTGTTTATCTCTAAAAAATGCCCAATGAGTAGttatctaatttataaaaattttgtgtcaccatgttcgttcccatacttctCCGAAACTGCTCGACCGatacttatgaaattttttatgcatattagtctgagaatcggctactatctatctttcaaacccctaagtgataggggtccaccccaaaatttttttattttttagaaatgtctgttttgtttttatttttttatgatacagcatacaaaatacatacaacccctaattttcaaccctctacagtcaacccctattttttttattgtagatagttgtttttattgaactaaaattaaatgtttcctagaaataatatacagtttaatatagttttttccATAAATACGTcggactaaattttttttttatttcttggtTTCTTTTACTACGATGCAGACATATAAGACAAAATCACTTGCCAAAAGGTGACCCACCACCACCAAAggaatttgtatataaaaacagtggcgctacaacctttttagatctgggcctcagatttgtgtatctgtttcatgatcatttgtcaatctaataggcaagttgatCTGCCTCCTGTGCATGACACACGCCGTATATATTTTGAGTCTAAGATAGGCCTTCCTTACGATgtcttccttcaccgttccagcgaatgttaaatggaTAGATAGACAGAAACCGATTACTgcaccggggatcgaacctatgacctcagggatgagagtcgcacgctggagCCACTATGCTTACACTgctctttttatatataacacgCTAATTGCTGTTTTCAGGAAACCAGTGCCAGAAGGTTCAGCGTTTCCCTCTTGGCCTCCCGTGGGCAAGGACCTATCACCCCATATGGTGATAGACGATCCACTGGTGTTAAAagatgtattaaataaagaacgAACGGTCTTTTGGGACGAGATATATGAGAAGAACTATCGCCATCCTTCAGCTTcgaaaattaaattgtcaaCACGTACTgaattatagataaaaaataaaaatgtctttattcattataagtacataattattatgaaaaatgaaaaaaatgggggcgtgtacttatgtacgcgcctaagaagttatacttctttggctttctttattttttttaaatattaaataattaataatagatatttagcgttaataatttaataatatttaatatattattcaattattaattaatattaataacaattattattattatttattattttattatattattcattcaatttaataacttggtatgtttcataaccttttaactaagtaacaata
This genomic window contains:
- the LOC125061726 gene encoding cholinesterase 1-like isoform X1, with the translated sequence MLIFFIFTFICVCQCVDYRVVDTSEGPVKGYKDGAVYGFYNIPYAKAPTGRDRFKPALPAPQRTYLLEAVDKGIVCPQPKDLWVLLNRSLLMTEDCLIVNIFAPDTTKTNLPVLVSVHGGGFVIGDGNLLRYKNLIKDRELIVVTFNYRLGAHGFLCLGTDDAPGNSGMKDQVALLRWVKANIANFGGNPDDVTITGGSAGAASVHLLMLSPMSQGLFNKVIPESGAATAPWAVQIDPIWVAQEYAKMLNFSNYQDLIALEEFYKTVSYEILVSEGMELMNQPHASISLGPCLEKTSGDKFLTESPVNILKSGKYSKVPMLFGFAKMEGLIRKDVFDDWSERMNAKFSDFIPLDLDLDKETIQKVKEFYFGTSPIDKTKIVDYINYFTDIVIAYPTLRSLKMHIDAGHDNIYLYEFSFVHDDLPYIPYTHIRGADHCAQTLHVGDGNLTHTDDGVLPEECREMKRKTRELWYNFITEGKPVPEGSAFPSWPPVGKDLSPHMVIDDPLVLKDVLNKERTVFWDEIYEKNYRHPSASKIKLSTRTEL
- the LOC125061726 gene encoding cholinesterase 1-like isoform X3, which codes for MLIFFIFTFICVCQCVDYRVVDTSEGPVKGYKDGAVYGFYNIPYAKAPTGRDRFKPALPAPQRTYLLEAVDKGIVCPQPKDLWVLLNRSLLMTEDCLIVNIFAPDTTKTNLPVLVSVHGGGFVIGDGNLLRYKNLIKDRELIVVTFNYRLGAHGFLCLGTDDAPGNSGMKDQVALLRWVKANIANFGGNPDDVTITGGSAGAASVHLLMLSPMSQGLFNKVIPESGAATAPWAVQIDPIWVAQEYAKMLNFSNYQDLIALEEFYKTVSYEILVSEGMELMNQPHASISLGPCLEKTSGDKFLTESPVNILKSGKYSKVPMLFGFAKMEGLIRKDVFDDWSERMNAKFSDFIPLDLDLDKETIQKVKEFYFGTSPIDKTKIVDYINYFTDIVIAYPTLRSLKMHIDAGHDNIYLYEFSFVHDDLPYIPYTHIRGADHCAQTLHVGDGNLTHTDDGVLPEECREMKRKTRELWYNFITEGKPVPEGSAFPSWPPVGKDLSPHMVIDDPLVLKDVLNKERMVFWDEIYEKNYRHPSASKIKLSTRTEL